A region of the Parcubacteria group bacterium CG10_big_fil_rev_8_21_14_0_10_36_14 genome:
TTGTTTTTCGATCTCTCTTGTGCGGCTGATTTTTGAAATTAAATTTGAAGTAATTTGCCTTAGTAAATTTTGCTCATCCAGACAAAACTTTTTGAGAAAAAGTCCGTTAAACCTCTCTTCTTCTTTTTTGAGAATTGAATTTACTTGTTTTGATAATTCTGCTTTGGTAATCTCGTCATTTTTATATTTATCGTAAAGTTTGATTATTTTGTTTTCAAAAATACCAATGTACTTAGGAATTTTTTCCCAATTATTGACATATTCATATAGCTCTTTTTTAAATTCTTCTCGTTCGTTCTCTGTCTTTAGTAAGCTGTAAAAATCTGTAAGTTCATTGCAAATATCATTGATGATTGCCTTTTGTGGTTTTAGTTGAAAGAAAATCGCACCCCCACCAAAAAATGGCTCGATGTAACGATCAAAAGTAGGAATCAAATCCTTAATATAAGGAAATTCTTTTGTTTTGCCACCAGGCCATTTAATAAGTGTTTGCATACTAATCTAAATATGTTTGTTTAATAGACTCTAATGCTTCTGTAATAAGGTTTGCGTTTTCTTTGTATGCGCCCAAAACAGTTTGATAACCGTCATCTGACTTACAAACAAAGTTCCAAAAATCACAACCAATCAAAAGCTCATCGTCGGCGAAGAATTGTCGCACTCTCTCTTGCTTCCATGGTCTATTCTCTCCGTATCGATTGTAGGCTGTTGCAAAGCGGATGTTTATTTTTTCGCCTTCTGGTAACGTATTAGAAAGAAT
Encoded here:
- a CDS encoding DNA adenine methylase, whose product is MQTLIKWPGGKTKEFPYIKDLIPTFDRYIEPFFGGGAIFFQLKPQKAIINDICNELTDFYSLLKTENEREEFKKELYEYVNNWEKIPKYIGIFENKIIKLYDKYKNDEITKAELSKQVNSILKKEEERFNGLFLKKFCLDEQNLLRQITSNLISKISRTREIEKQRGKLPEGDLQKNIETAFRSGFYMHFRDVMNFNGNKYKISLPKKIANYYFIREFCYGSMFRFNKSGHF